In Lolium rigidum isolate FL_2022 chromosome 7, APGP_CSIRO_Lrig_0.1, whole genome shotgun sequence, the DNA window AAGCTCTATACTCGTGTCTTTTGCTAGAAAAAGAGTGAAAAAAAGAGTTACAATCCATATATAACTGGAAAATCGTAACACAGGTGTAACTGGCAAAATCTTAGTTGCAGCCCACGTAAAACTGGAAAGTCCCAGTTGTAACCCACGTGGAGCTAGAAAAATATTAGTTCCAACCCACATGCAACTCGAAAAAATCTTAGTCATGACTTGCGACCGACATGTAACTGGAAAATTTTTAGTTGCGATCCACATGTAACTGGGAAAAATTTCAGTCAAGATTTACAACCCACATGCTACTGAAAAATATATCTCTGTTGCGACCCACATGCAACTGGGAAAAATCTTAATTGCTACCCGCATGCAAGTGAGAAAGTCtccagttgcaacccacatgagTTGCGATCCAGATGCAATTAGCAAAATCTTAGTGACAACCAATATATATCTCCCTAAAGTAGCACCAATCATAACGTAATCTCACTAATCTTGATGAACTTAATCTAATGGCTGAGTGGCTGAGATTTAATAAATCTAAGGCGCCTGATTTCCAATAATTCTTTATAATTAAACTATAATAAGGAGTCAACGATTTATTCGTCTTTATTTTCTCTTCTTAACGCCAACGGTATATTGATATGATATGTACGGTGTAGTGTGATCGAATCGGCGGGTCAATGAGCCAGTGAAGGCCCACCTAATTGTGGTTCATTAATGGGACAAACATATACCAAGAAAAGCATAGGCAGTGTGCCACAGTGGCATATTACTGATGAACTTTTAGAATTGATTACGATGGTGACCAACTGGAAAATTGTCAACACAAAAACTTTACAGGagcatttgaatttttttttatcccggtgcaacgcacgggcacttttgctagtaacgCTCAACATAAGGAGACTCCCAACTCACACAACAACGACAGCCACCGTCACGCCCACACTCACGCCTCTCCTTTTAAAAACGCACCACCCATCCTTCTCTCCCTCCACTTCAATTCGTCATCATCTTTTACACATCCAAGTCACGTCCCACGATCGATCCGGAAGTGACTAGCAGGTGGCAGCAGCTGCCATGGTGAAGAAGCTTGCCGTCGCCTCCCTCTTCTTCACCGCCAACGTGGACGCCTCCGCAGGCCAGTCGTCACCACCTTCCATGTCCTGCGCGTCCTCCAGCACGGCCACCTCGTGGCAATGGCCTTCCTGCACGCAGGCCAGGACCATGTCGTTCGGCCGGGACGACATGGACAGCCACAGCGCGGAGGTACCATCGACGCGCCAGGACTGCAACACCAGGGCGATAATGAACCCTGCCTACCGCGACGACTCGGCTGCGGTCGAGCACTCCTTCCTCTCCGCCACCGTGTCTTCTGCTTCCACCACGGCGCCGGAGCCGGCATGCGAGGTGGACGAGGTGATCATCCGGGGGATACGGTCGTCCAGCCGCCTCTTCTTCGAGCCTGAGGCGACGAGCTCCATCCTTACGAAGCCGAGCGCTGAGGGGTGCGGGGAGGTGGAGTTCGGCGGGGCGAGAGCGGTGGCCATCGACTCGGCTGACCCGTACGGCGACTTCCGGCGGTCGATGGAGGAGATGGTGCTGAGccacggcggcggaggcggggacGACTGGGCGTGGTTGGAGGAGATGCTGGGGTGGTACCTCCGCGCCAATGGCAAGAAGACCCACGGATTCATCGTCGGCGCCTTCGTCGACCTGCTAGTCGCTCTCACTTCCGGCAAGCAGAACGACAAGTGCTAGCACCAATCATCTTCATCTACAACATCCTACCGTGTGTGCGTGCATGCAATTCTTATGAAAACTTTGTGCCAAGGCATTCATTCGCAGCATCTTCCAGGAATTCAAGTCTGAATGATCGAGAGGTGTGCTGTGTTTGCTGAGActtgtgagagaaagttggtgacTGAGCCATATGTAGATACAGCATGATCTAGCTTAATTGATCGATTAAGTTATGTAGAAGTTGACTGTTAAATCAATCAATGATTGTACATTTCTAGTTAGCTAGTGCTACTGCTACCATGTACTATCCTGAACATGTGGCTACTAGTTGGCCAAGCAGTGATCCAAATATGTCAACTACATTGCATTTTTATTACTTTGTGATAATCCAGTGAGAAGACAGGGTTTTCTAAGTTCGAGACTGGAAATTGCAATCACTCAGTTTCCTGAAGATGGCAGATAGAAAAGGCACTGGTACTATACCTGACCAAGTGAGCATAGTCATTTCCTGACAGGGTGATGAAGCTGTTCGTGAACATGGAGATCGCCTGGACGTGCAGGCAGGCTTCGAGTCCTTTGGAATATGTAGTCGGCTAGGCAACATTGTCTCTGCAAGTGTGAACCATATTAGTACTATACTGACCAAGTGACAGTACCAGCTGAAAGCCCGAACGGTCTGTCACTAGTTGTagtatcaatttcttctttcagacGAGATATACCAGAAATGTTTCGTTTACCTTAGATGGCCATGAACTGCAGGTAATTATCTGCACGTAATTCTGAAGAAACTGAACACCAAGGGACGAAGCTATGTATCAACGACACGACGTTGGCACTCAAGAAGGAGGAGGCGATGGCGATGCCACCAGACTCGAGTTTTGTAACAGCTGCACATGAAAATGAGGGTACCAAGCTACCAAATAAAATCTGGAGAAACAGAGTGGCACGTTTGATTTGTGCAAGATCTATGACCAATCACCCCGTGACTTGTCGATCATACAAAAGATATAATGTAGCCTGCCTCTGTGCATG includes these proteins:
- the LOC124671062 gene encoding transcription repressor OFP13-like, encoding MVKKLAVASLFFTANVDASAGQSSPPSMSCASSSTATSWQWPSCTQARTMSFGRDDMDSHSAEVPSTRQDCNTRAIMNPAYRDDSAAVEHSFLSATVSSASTTAPEPACEVDEVIIRGIRSSSRLFFEPEATSSILTKPSAEGCGEVEFGGARAVAIDSADPYGDFRRSMEEMVLSHGGGGGDDWAWLEEMLGWYLRANGKKTHGFIVGAFVDLLVALTSGKQNDKC